The proteins below are encoded in one region of Drosophila santomea strain STO CAGO 1482 chromosome 3R, Prin_Dsan_1.1, whole genome shotgun sequence:
- the LOC120450760 gene encoding probable arginine--tRNA ligase, mitochondrial: MIRIRQAICDQLPQLKNACHALEVPVRRQQLQNGGRPTVEWVLPSAVAQQEGKLLNSLKNRFEEAYVENVQLVPSAGRSAAKIVFQLQPQVFVEQLLQTKGNASHPSPFAAEHIVVEYSSPNIAKPFHVGHLRSTIIGNVLANLHQHLGYRTTRLNYLGDWGTQFGLLALGVQLLNVSDKEMQQSPIETLYKSYVAANKAAEQSPEIAQQARDLFSALEEGTDKTMANQWQQYRKYTVDDLSKVYSRLGVHFDIYEWESQYSQQHIQEVLEKLRISGLLQPEHDGREIVVVDGRRIPVIKSDGSTLYLARDIAALLERLSRFQFSRLLYVVDNGQADHFNALFKTSAALDDRLSLEQLQHVKFGRIHGMSTRQGKAIFLKDVLDEARDIMREKRNFSPTTRENYNLDDEHVCDILGVSAVLVNVLKQRRQRDHEFSWQQALQVNGDTGIKLQYTHCRLHSLLHNFSEVDLDDIKPDWKHFATEPADALDLLYALARFDQSIWQSKEQLEACVLVNYLFGLCNATSRALKRLPVKQEPSLQKQLQRLLLFYAAKRTLRQGMELLGLRPLDQM, from the exons ATGATTCGCATACGGCAAGCGATTTGTGATCAG CTGCCGCAGCTCAAGAACGCCTGCCATGCCCTTGAGGTGCCTGTGCGAAGACAGCAGCTCCAGAATGGCGGCCGACCGACTGTGGAGTGGGTTCTGCCCTCTGCGGTTGCGCAACAGGAGGGGAAACTACTGAATTCATTGAAGAACAGATTCGAGGAAGCCTATGTGGAAAACGTTCAACTGGTACCCAGTGCTGGCCGCAGTGCAGCCAAGATCGTGTTTCAGCTGCAGCCACAGGTCTTTGTAGAGCAGCTCCTCCAAACTAAAGGGAATGCTTCACATCCTTCGCCTTTTGCTGCGGAACACATAGTAGTAGAGTACAGCTCGCCCAACATAGCAAAACCCTTTCACGTGGGCCACCTGCGCTCCACAATCATCGGCAATGTTCTGGCCAATCTGCACCAGCACTTAGGCTATCGCACCACCCGCTTGAACTACCTGGGGGATTGGGGCACGCAATTTGGACTACTGGCACTAGGAGTTCAACTGCTAAATGTAAGCGACAAGGAAATGCAACAATCCCCAATAGAAACGCTCTACAAATCCTACGTGGCCGCCAACAAGGCGGCTGAACAAAGCCCTGAAATCGCGCAGCAAGCAAGGGACCTCTTCAGCGCTTTGGAAGAAGGAACGGATAAAACAATGGCCAATCAATGGCAGCAGTACAGAAAGTACACTGTAGATGATCTATCCAAAGTCTATAGCCGACTGGGCGTTCACTTCGATATCTACGAATGGGAATCCCAGTATTCCCAACAGCACATTCAGGAAGTTCTGGAAAAACTGCGCATTAGTGGACTCCTGCAGCCAGAGCACGATGGTCGTGAGATTGTTGTGGTGGATGGTCGACGCATTCCTGTGATAAAGAGTGATGGATCCACTTTGTACCTAGCCAGGGACATTGCTGCGCTGCTGGAGAGACTCTCCAGGTTTCAGTTCTCCCGCTTGCTCTACGTCGTGGACAATGGTCAAGCGGATCATTTTAATGCCCTCTTTAAAACATCGGCAGCCCTGGATGACCGCCTAAGTCTGGAACAGCTGCAACATGTAAAATTTGGACGCATTCATGGGATGAGCACTCGTCAGGGAAAGGCAATCTTTCTCAAAGATGTCCTGGATGAAGCACGAGATATAATGCGAGAAAAACGAAACTTTAGTCCAA CTACCAGAGAAAACTATAATCTGGATGATGAACATGTTTGTGATATTCTGGGCGTGTCAGCCGTCCTGGTCAATGTTCTCAAACAGCGAAGGCAACGAGATCACGAGTTTAGCTGGCAGCAGGCGCTCCAAGTAAATGGGGACACTGGAATCAAGCTGCAGTACACACACTGTCGCCTGCACAGTTTGCTGCATAATTTCAGTGAAGTAGATCTGGACGATATTAAGCCTGACTGGAAGCACTTTGCCACGGAGCCAGCGGATGCTTTGGATCTGCTCTACGCACTGGCACGCTTCGATCAAAGCATTTGGCAATCGAAGGAACAATTGGAGGCATGTGTCCTTGTCAACTATCTCTTTGGATTGTG CAACGCCACCAGTCGAGCGCTGAAGAGATTGCCAGTGAAACAAGAGCCCTCCCTACAAAAGCAGCTCCAACGCCTACTTCTCTTTTACGCTGCCAAAAGAACACTGCGACAGGGAATGGAGCTTCTGGGTCTGCGTCCACTGGACCAAATGTAG